In the Lates calcarifer isolate ASB-BC8 linkage group LG16_LG22, TLL_Latcal_v3, whole genome shotgun sequence genome, TAAACTGATTTTCAACCACAGTCCTTCAGTGTGATTTGAAATCaaataatttatcaaaaaatatatattcaaaaCTAATGAGCCctaaacatactgtacaacaGAGTTAGGAATTTACATGCATCAATGACAAAGCAAATGCTGCCGGTAACCCATGAATATTTGAAGTAGTTTTCTATTTCTGAAACAACACCTGTGATCTGAATTTTACACCACATTTCACATTTCCTTAACCCATAACTATAAATGAGACATTTAGAGGTTGGCTGAGTAGCAGgcaaaaccaaacaataaaaCTTCCAGGCAGGAAATAATCTTGCCTGCACTCAAAGACCAAGACATTGTCATCATTCAGAGTCTATATGACTAGcaataaaatgcaacaaaagtACTGTTATATGCCTTATGTTATGCCTCGAACAAGCTCAACACATCCTCTTCTCCCTCGTGTAACATCCAAGTCAGACAGTGACTAAACCCTCAACTGACCCACAGAGATAATGTTCTGTTCACTCAAATTTTTATTATcaatataatgtaaatgtatttgctAATGTTGTATCCATTCTCAGGTAAGTCCTCAGTTAAATCTTCTCATGTTAAAgtaatgttttttctgttttaacgTTTAAGAAAATTGTCTGACTCAGATCTTAAATCAAgctgccaaaaaaacaaaaggaaacaaacaaaaaaaaacaaaacaaaagaaatctaTTATTACTGTCATGGCTTTTTCATAAGAGTATTAAATTACACTCAGAGCCCACCAGAGTGATGGCAGCAATAAAACACTGTAGAAAAACAcgcaaaaaacagacaaattgtTAGTGATAAGTATAGCTTCAAGTATGACCCATCTATATCACCAGACTCGTGCCTTTAAGATTCCTGGATTTGCCCTTAACTGCAGTCCTTCTAGCTTCAGTAAATACACAAACTCGCGCATTTGAGTGAGAGCATTTTACAGCAATTAAAAATCAACTCaaagtgtgtctgtctgtctgagagacagagagagaaagagaacaaacacaacCTGAACCAGTCCATCGATGGAAACTTTTCTCAGGCAACTCCAAGTGTGACATCTATTCTGATAACACACATAATGTACTCCTCCATGGGTCAGGCCTCTACAGCATGTTGAGCTCGATAAGCCTCCCAGCAAAGACAGCAAGCGTCCCGATGATGCACACGGCCATGAACACGCAGAGCAGGATGTGGTCCAAAACCATGGCAACAAACTTCCACTCCTCTGCTGCCTGGGGATAGGACgagatgaggaagagagaaaggcGTGTTTGATGACCTTTGACTTTGGATGTCAACAGTTTGAGTATGTATTTATTAGTAAGTGACACTCCGATGAAGCCATAAGTCATTTTGAACTAGTTTGGCACCACCTCTGTTTACCTTTATGTTGGCACTATGGTTGATGTTTTGATGTATGCCTTACAGACACACGTggtaaataatttaataattaaaaatgtcataaattttttttttctattatcaCAATATGACATCATGCGGATTGTGCAGGCCCTGTAGACACTTTTCGAATTTTCTAAACTTGTATGAATTGATAACCTTGTATCCATTATTCATGGCAGGTGTTGTCTTACATTGTTAGATTCCTCGTCCGATTTCATGGTCTCAGCGATGTACTTCACCCCCTCAATGGCGCTGCGAACATCAGGGTTTTTAACGATGGGAGACTGGTAGGTGACACTTGTGGGGGTGGGGTTACCTGCAGAGGAGAAAGCAGGGACAGGTTGTAGTTGTGGGGGCACACAGAGATATAACATTTTTAAGGTACACTGTCTTCCCCAGAAATTCTCCTATTACTGACTATTTTAGTGtaatttgcctttttttaaaatcaagaaATACAATGCAAATGTCTcctttaaattttttaaattattatttcttcacatCTGAGGTCAGCTGGCATTATCTAAATCCTTCCTACTGACACACCTGCCTGTTACACTGACATGCCAACAGTATATAAAAATCTGGCGAAAATGTTCTCTGGGATCTGTCATTTAGCTGTAGCCTTGCCTGAGATGTCAGAGATGTCCATGTCAGTAGGGAACAGTCTCTTCTGTCGGATCTCCTGACTGGGGCGCTTCATTGTTGAGAAGAACATCATGTTGGGAATGGTTTCAATGAACACCTGAGACAGGCAGATGCAGGTACTGATTATATTCCTTTCAAACTTTTTAAATTAGCcacatacaacaacaacaacagtatttCTTAAATTATCACAGGTaattaataaaaactaaatacaaaCTTTACGGATCCACGCAGGCATGGTGTGCGTGCTGGGCGAGCGGTGATGCGTGTTAATAAcgatgacagtgatgatgatggaggcGATGACAAACACCATTGTGAAGAGCATGTATTTCCCTATGAGAGGAACAGCACTGGAGGTGGAGGGGATCAGCTCCACAATAACCAGCAGGAAGACAGTCAgagacagcaggacagagatggagagagtcaTTTTTTcacctggagacagagacatggacacacaaagacaagacaTTCAGGCTTCTTTAACACTGCAGGTCTGAATATCCAGCCTCACATTCCTGCCTACGTATAAGTTTTAAAGACTTATTGCCTAAAAACcaatacatatacataaataaagtaaataagaTTACTGTATTGCCACTCACTGTAATGTACAATTGTGACCTGAATTTGAGTTATATTATtgattgttgattttttttcccactcattATTATATACTGCATTTTAAGCTGTATTTTGGCTTTTACTAAAATACAATGGTATCAGTGGTCCCAAAAAGCatctgaaaatatttcacttcatgTTTTCCACAGTTTCCACATTCATAGTACATATCTGATGTCTGCTACATGTGAGTAAATATATTTCAAATGGGATAATTGTACCAGCTGGTGAAACTGGGCCATGATTATGCCTACTTGATGACTGAATAAGTTTCTATACACTCTAAAACCCACCAGGATCTACATACCAGAGTCAGTAGGTAGGTAGAAGACCAGTCCggtgagaaatgaaaacagcataCAGGGAATGATGACATtgacaataaaataaagaggCAGCCGCAGCATCAGGAAATGGTAGGTGATGTCCAGGTATGGTGTGTCAGGACAACAGGTGTAATAAACCCAGTGTTTCCAGCTCCTGTAGTCCTTCAACACCCACTCTCCCGATTCCATGAAGTTACTGAGGTCTGGACGATCGTTGTCctaaaagacagagaaggataTATTGTACTACAATAGAAAAAGATATTATGTAGGGTATAGGCATTTAGATTTGAGGGCTATATGCATTAGGAACTATAGATTTGTAcataattcattaaaaataaaaacatgcttaCAATCCTCAGGTATACCTTTTTGTTATACAAGAGGAGTGATAGGATGGTTAGGTTATTTATTTTCAAGATGGATAGTTTTGAAATTTGTAGTATATTCAAAGCAGCAGACACCTCTGTTTATTCTGACAGTTCATGCTGATCTGTCACAATAACTCTACAAATGTACAAGTTACACTTACTGGGTTGATGACGACCAGCAGTCCATCATATGTCCAGGTTCCCAGTTTCATGCTACAGTTCTGCAGGTCGAACGGGAAATGGAGTACAATAATCTCACAGTAGCTCTTAAAAATGGCCGGAGGATTCCATGTTATCTGTCCAGTGCTCTCCAGCAGGACTTTTGTTTCATGGATGATGGCAAAGTCACCATCAgcactgtggaggaggaggaggaggaggagatgagcaGTGAGATGTTTAATGAATgctaaatgtatgtgtgtttgagtataTATCAAACAGACAGGAAACGTGTGCTAACTTGTTGTATAGGACCAGGTCAGGTTTCCATATGTCGGTTGAAGGGACTCTGATCTTTTTGATGCCTCCGTAATCGTCTGGATTCCACTTCAGGTTCACATCTATCCATTGCTGGGATGAAAATTGGAAAACTTTAGATGATTAGGTCTACTAATGAACTAATAAAGACCAATTAAGTCATTTTATTCCAATCTGAGCATTACACAGAAGTTGTCCTGTACAATACAAATACAGCACACagcaaagcaaaagaaaaataagtgaCAGTTATGAGCAAAGGTAAGCATTGCATTAGTTCCTAAACATTACAGTAACTTTGACTAACTGTAGAAATAGTCTGGCATATTTTTGTTGACATGAATTCAACAGCAGCGGTGGAAAGTCactaagtacatttacacaaGTACTTTacttaaaatacaacaaacGTACTATACGTACAATATTCAAGAGACCATATTACCggagtatttacattttctgcgGCCTTAATCTTCTACTCCACCTcttcagagagaaatacatGTGCTTTTCACGCCataacatttatttgacagctataaTTACTAGCTACTTCCCAGATCAATATGTCATGGTCAAAACATATGGTCAGCTTATAAAACATACACTGttaatagtaaataaataaactagaCTATCCAACAGCATAAGTTGTTAAAATTAGCTTCATTTTGACAACATTAAATTTGCTGCTTTCATATACATTACACAATGACAATAATgtatttcaataaaaatgtgaataatttaataatataaCACTGAATAGCGTAATTTTGCAtaacaagtacttttacttttgacacTTGAATTATATGAATGCAGGACTTGTACCTGTATTATGATATGCTACTTTActtataaatataaatatataaataaaagatgTCAATAGTTTTTCCATTATTGTACAACGGTCACATTTACCTGTCTTAGCCGGACATTACTGGTCACAATCTGGTTAACTTCATCCTGAGAGGTGTacaaaaagacaacaggcaGAGACAagtattttaaagaaatacaagAATGCTTGTAATCATCCATTTTATGTTTCTAATCTCTCtgaatcattttaattatttgagaaataatgataaaaagCCTAACATGTTCACCTCCATTTCAGCTTCACGTCAAAACGACTGCGCGCGCGCAGGCGCCCTTTGTTCCCAAACTTTAAATATTAACCGTCGAGCAAACGCGAATTTGACATTGGACGATTAAAgttatttttcctgtgtttggTTGCCTCAGAGAACAATAAACTAGCTTTAattgttttgaaataaaaataaagtgagaACGTTTTCCACACAAGACGACGTCTTTGGAGATGGACACCGCTGCCGTGGCGTCCAAACTTGTCGGTAACATCAGAGGTTTGTTCAAACTTTTGTCGGAAATGGCTTATGATACTAATGATAACGGTAGCTATTGTTACTATTAGAACGAATGATTAGTAGTTccgccagcagcagcagcagttaagTTTTTTAAGATAACACTGTTAATGGTTGTAAATTGTTGTCCACTAGCCACGGCCATTGGGAATGCTGGATACTGCGACccggagagagaagagaagaggacttttacagcttttaaaatgGAGTAAGTGTCTTCGACGGACTGCCAAGAATGAATGTCAACCCTGATCATCATCTCTACAGATTGGTGTTGCTAGCCAGAGGCGCAGAAGGAGAGCTACGAACAGTAAGAGCGACTAAATCTTATTTGCACTCTGCTTCTGttgtgctgcttgtgttttgAGGCCGCCGTGCCATCACTGAACCTGTATACTACATGTTGTGACCCTCGGCCTGTAAAGTTGTTCTCATTAAGGGAGTGCGGCTGGATTTATGTGAGCAATAGCGTTGGTCTGTAGAGAGTGCCTCAACCAACCACATTGCTGattgttttacatcattttgGCTGCCATGCCATCACATGGTGTACGTGGTTGTGACTTTGTATTTGACACATTCATGGAACGAAATCTTGTTTCTTGAGTCTATTGCACATTAAGGAAATAGGAAGAAATACCTGAGGTATTTTAGGCCAACCTGACAAGGTTGTCAGACCTGCCTTGTTTATTTCAGTACCAAGGACAGTGGCATAGATTTACTTTTTGTGATCCAGTGGTTGCTGTGACTTCTTTTACTGGAGAGCagcttagggttagggttagagtgCAGAAGGAGAGCTGCAAACAGTAAGAGCAACTAATTTTTACTTGCATTCTGTTTGTGCTTAGAGTAACTGCCCTGCCATGATTGAACCTGTATACTTGTGACCCCCAGCATGTTAAGTTGGGGCTTAACCTTAAGGTCACAGTCTGTTGTCGTTTAGGTCACTGTCATCTTGTTGCACTGTGTTCTTACTAAGGGAGTGTGGCTGGATTAATCTGAGAGCCTTGGTCTTTACAGTATGCCTGTACCACATTACTGATTGTTTTGCATTATTCTGGCTGCCATGCCATCACATGGTGTCTGTATGCGACACACTCACCGAACTAAACCTTGTTTCTTGAGTTTATTGCAGATAAGGTAATTTGGAAGAAATGCTAGAGgtgttataaaatgttttcttccgTTATGTCACATCACTTGCCTAATGCATTAATGTCATCCTTTCTCTATTGACTAACAAGGTTGTGTGACCTGCCTTATGATCCATTGGTTGCTGTGACTTATTCTCTTATCAGCAGGACTGCTTCCTTATATTTGTAATTATGTGTTTGCCACTTCAGGATTGTTGCCAGGTTTCCCAAACACGCTATCCTAATCTAAAAAATAACAACGGCCGCAGCATGGTGTGGAAGGCCCCTTTTGCAAAACGTTGAATATCTTGTCTATAGCTGCATTAACTAAATACCCTGCCATGTAGTAGAATGAGAACATTTTTAAGTTTGCAAATTATGACAAATTGTATTTAAAATtgtacagtaaacacatttCATGGGATGAAAGTGCTACAGTATTTTactaaaacagcagaaattatATGGTTTATGAAAACTACTGCAGCAAAAGTAAGAGTCATAGCCCTCTCCAGTTCACTGATGGTCTTGACTATGCTTTGTTCACCAGGAGTTCACAAAGGGAAGggaaaaatgttatagtatatttccaaaaaatacacagacaagAAAGAACTGCTGTCTTACAGTAAtggtagatttttttctttatgtaaaaacagactcaatttctgttttgtttcttcacaAACAAAATGCTAAAGTATTTGGAGAAAGCCTGAGAGCTTCAACTGCAAAATATAATGTCATACTTCTTAAATCAAGTAAATCTTTGCTTGCCTTTAAGTCTCTCCCTGTCACTTACCACACTGATAAGCTGTATTAGCTGCAGTCCCACTGTGACTACTACGGCTTCACTGAAGTGGTTAACGGGACGGACCACTTTGTTGTAACCAGTAAACAGGGTTTTCACCAGACGAGTCTCATCTTCTGAGCAGAATACTGGGCCTtggacaaacagacaaaaaaaaaaacaaaacaaaaaacagtcacactgtcagccttttttttattacacagTCTTTGCTTGATGCACAGCACAGTAAAGTCAGAGATCAATCAGACTGAATGATTGATAAGGACAGGAAAATACTGACTTGGGGGCTGTGGAGTTGATGGTGAGGAAGAATTGAACTTATAAATCCTCAGTAATGTACATATTTATTCTGTACACAAATTCTGCTACAGACATTCATTACAAATTTTATTTTGGGCTGAGGTACACAGTGAGTATGACATGTTGCCATATACCCAGCTGACGCCAGTGTCCCCACAAATTTTTCACAACGGAAGTGAAATCACAGCTGAAGCAAGAGGGAAGCCAACAGACTGCATTTGCCAGCAACCTGAAACCCTTCACTGTGAccgggggagggaggaggggggagagaatatgaacaggaagagagaaagacaggaagagagagcaaTTATCAGTTGAGAGAGGCAGGGACAGGcaaatgcagacagagagaaacagcaacaCCCGTCAGATGACTGGCATTCCATTCTGGTGAAAAGCCTCTGCACTGTATGTCCCATGAGCTGTCTAAGTACTGCGATCAAGTCTGTTTCTGTATAAGTCCTTGGAGTGAACCTAATCTGAGTGCTAAGAGGGTGTTTGGGAAAACCAGCTCTGGCCAGTTCACTTGACATTAAGTATGGATCAGTTAGAGTTCAGAATAGTTAACCTGCATTTAACACCTCCTCATACAAAATGTGTTTCCAGCTCACAGacttacagtttttttttaagctatGCCTTTAACACCCTATAAATTATGAGACATGCACCATGAACATGTACCACAGCCCACTATAGCCTAGACCAGCTTCACATTGGTTGGTTTCTGATGACTGAGATTTTTGGGTAGCTTcaatgataaagaaaataactaATTAAGTAGtttattaattacattttttgctcTTTACCTCTACAGGCTGTTAGGAGGCATTGTATTGACTGCTCCATTGAACCACAAATCTGGCATTACAGCTGTTTCTTCAAATTCATCTGGAACGCACAACATTGGGTTGTTGATTAGATTCTGGCAGTTTTACAGTCTTTCTTTACACTGCTGAAGTTGGTGGTGTCTGGATGTTTATGACAATGGCACAATAACATGAAATCCACCACAATTTAGTTGTGCTAATTCCAGTTAAAACAAAGGCTATGCTGTAGAACTGGATTTTGCCCTTTTGACTCTGGGAACAACAGATTATGATGTCTGTTCattacatcatcatcacctATAACTTCAGACTAGATGTTTGGATTCTAACAGACTAGATGTTGGCAGTAGTCAAAACCTCACGCTGCTTTCCCATGGTAAACTGATGAGTACTTTTTGACCCAAAAAGGTTTTGAATCAACATGGCCTTTAATTTTTCATCATTCTGGTTGCAGGAGCTCAGCATGTGTGAACATAACATTTGTGAATCTAATACTATACTAATATTGTTATACTAATATTTGATTCTTAAAAAGCTCTGCCATTATATATTGCCAGATATAAATGTTCTTCACATTAACATATTTGGCATACATCCCTCAAAATTGGTTATTTAAGAATTTATGACTACAATTTACAAAGACATATCTAAAATTAGTCTGTACCAGCTAATAGTATATGCATAATATTAGGCTTTAAGTATTGTAAAAATTGTAATGTCCATATCTCATGTCTGGCAGCACAAATGTGATTtggatgtttctttttctggtCCAAGTGTAGGCACTATTACTGTAGACGTATGTACTTCATACAACAAGTGGGAGTGGACTGCGGCATTTCCTTTGTTCATGTAGtcacacatacagtcacacagtTTTGTTATAGTATGACCCAGCAGATTAGCATAGTGCTACTTGCCAGGTTGTGACCCAAGTTACATCCTTTGCATGTTATTTCTGGAATCTGCTGGTGATCCACACGCCTCAACTGAGCAGACAAGGATCTTGTTTCATTTAGCCAGCAAGATCAgaggacacacactcataggCAGTTTGTTTTTGGATTTGGGATCTTTCTCGAAGATCAGGATAAGGAGTGTATTAGCGTCGCAGATGCTGATGTTCATTTCCTTGGCCGTCTGccattgtctctgtgtgttgctgGCTGCCTGCCCCCTGTCTGTTGTCCTGCTAGCATGCTTTGATCTGGCCACATACAAAAATAGAAGGGAAGCAGGACAGAAGAGCCACTTGGAGCTGTCTATCATTGCCCACTCTCAACTCCATATGATTCTGAACTACCACTGCCTCTGCTCAggctttttccattttctgccactttCTAGTTGAAAAGTAACAAAAGTGTGGATGTGGAGGTTATTTTGAACTGCATTTGAGTCCATAATGAAATAGAGGAGACAAGGCAAGCTTTTGACCAAATGTCACTGGTTTCAGTCAAATGATTCAAGGCTGGGAAAACACTGTTGAATCAGTGTTATTCTTACAATGCATTAGATCAGGGCTTTGTAGGAAAAAATAGAGGTACCCGCTTACTCTCAAATTGCTTGCAATTGCTATCTGCTTCCAGAGGATGGGCATGAATTGTTGGATTCAGTCAAATGTAGCTGAATAGGTACGGTTGGCAGTAGATAGTGTCTGTGATGACAGCCACACTCCTtactcaaaacacaaaatatcgCTGCATTGAATTCTTGTCCATTAAGGCTATCATCATTGAAATAAATGCTCCTTCTCGATGAAAGTAATCTGTATtgcataaaatgtaaacattggTGCAAAATAACAAGCCAAGAT is a window encoding:
- the chrna1 gene encoding acetylcholine receptor subunit alpha, giving the protein MNLPKIKILLAWILSAFAGPVFCSEDETRLVKTLFTGYNKVVRPVNHFSEAVVVTVGLQLIQLISVDEVNQIVTSNVRLRQQWIDVNLKWNPDDYGGIKKIRVPSTDIWKPDLVLYNNADGDFAIIHETKVLLESTGQITWNPPAIFKSYCEIIVLHFPFDLQNCSMKLGTWTYDGLLVVINPDNDRPDLSNFMESGEWVLKDYRSWKHWVYYTCCPDTPYLDITYHFLMLRLPLYFIVNVIIPCMLFSFLTGLVFYLPTDSGEKMTLSISVLLSLTVFLLVIVELIPSTSSAVPLIGKYMLFTMVFVIASIIITVIVINTHHRSPSTHTMPAWIRKVFIETIPNMMFFSTMKRPSQEIRQKRLFPTDMDISDISGNPTPTSVTYQSPIVKNPDVRSAIEGVKYIAETMKSDEESNNAAEEWKFVAMVLDHILLCVFMAVCIIGTLAVFAGRLIELNML